The Coffea arabica cultivar ET-39 chromosome 8e, Coffea Arabica ET-39 HiFi, whole genome shotgun sequence genome window below encodes:
- the LOC113703719 gene encoding cytoplasmic 60S subunit biogenesis factor REI1 homolog 2-like isoform X1, whose amino-acid sequence MRNYRKKFGREEEMPGLTCNACNKEFQDEIEQKLHYKSEWHRYNLKRKVAGVPGVTEDLYLARQSALAEEKKNLNETPMLYSCGLCGKSYRSSKAHAQHLKSKSHSLRASQGVGNHEGANAIIKPFQPRVPNKLSQDNELDDEESEESEWEEVDPEEDLMGEATDSLTQLNMNEQNSMDEDEGSDPDQFLKELDPSCCFMCDLEHGTIESCMVHMHKWHGFYIPDVEYLKDPKGLLTYLGLKVRRDHMCLYCNDRCHPFGSLEAVRKHMEARSHCKVHYGDGGDDEEAELEEFYDCSSSYTDADGKQLVVADDSQNRIEFGSGGSELIITRSNKGGMSTRVLGSREFLRYYRQKPRPMPATDVAITAALASRYRSMGLATVQSREHIVRMKVLKAMSRSGVEAMRSKIGMKSNVIRNLPKNVTH is encoded by the exons ATGAG GAATTATCGGAAGAAGTTTGGAAGGGAGGAAGAGATGCCGGGGTTAACCTGTAACGCTTGCAATAAGGAATTTCAAGATGAAATTGAGCAGAAGCTCCATTACAAATCCGAATGGCACCGTTACAACCTCAAGCGCAAG GTTGCTGGAGTTCCTGGCGTGACAGAAGATCTATATTTAGCTAGACAGTCTGCACTTgcagaagagaagaaaaacttAAATGAAACTCCAATGCTCTATAGTTGTGGTCTTTGTGGCAAAAGTTATAGAAGTTCCAAGGCACATGCTCAGCATCTAAAGTCTAAAAGTCACTCGCTACGAGCTTCCCAGGGAGTTGGAAATCATGAAGGTGCAAATGCTATTATCAAACCTTTCCAACCGCGAGTTCCTAATAAGCTTTCCCAAGACAATGAGTTGGACGATGAAGAAAGTGAAGAGAGTGAATGGGAGGAGGTTGACCCAGAGGAAGACTTGATGGGTGAGGCCACCGATTCTCTGACGCAGCTAAATATGAATGAGCAAAATTCTATGGATGAGGATGAAGGTAGCGATCCAGATCAGTTTTTGAAGGAGTTGGACCCATCTTGTTGCTTTATGTGTGACTTAGAGCATGGTACAATAGAAAGCTGCATGGTTCACATGCACAAGTGGCATGGATTTTATATACCTGATGTTGAATATCTGAAGGACCCAAAAGGCCTGCTTACTTATCTTGGCTTGAAG GTTAGAAGGGATCATATGTGTCTATATTGCAATGACAGATGCCATCCTTTTGGCAGTCTCGAAGCAGTTAGGAAGCACATGGAAGCAAGAAGTCATTGCAAAGTGCATTATGGTGATGGAGGAGATGATGAGGAAGCAGAACTAGAAGAGTTTTACGATTGCAGCAGCAG TTACACTGACGCTGATGGTAAGCAACTAGTTGTGGCAGATGATAGTCAAAACAGGATTGAATTTGGAAGTGGTGGATCTGAGCTCATAATAACCCGGAGTAACAAAGGGGGAATGTCAACAAGAGTACTTGGATCAAGGGAATTTCTACGATACTACCGCCAGAAACCACGTCCAATGCCTGCAACTGATGTTGCTATTACTGCTGCATTAGCTTCACG GTATAGGAGCATGGGTCTGGCAACGGTGCAGTCAAGAGAGCATATTGTGAGGATGAAGGTGTTGAAGGCCATGAGTAGGTCTGGCGTGGAGGCTATGCGTTCCAAGATTGGCATGAAGAGTAACGTCATCCGCAACCTTCCCAAGAATGTAACACATTAG
- the LOC113703719 gene encoding cytoplasmic 60S subunit biogenesis factor REI1 homolog 2-like isoform X2, which translates to MPGLTCNACNKEFQDEIEQKLHYKSEWHRYNLKRKVAGVPGVTEDLYLARQSALAEEKKNLNETPMLYSCGLCGKSYRSSKAHAQHLKSKSHSLRASQGVGNHEGANAIIKPFQPRVPNKLSQDNELDDEESEESEWEEVDPEEDLMGEATDSLTQLNMNEQNSMDEDEGSDPDQFLKELDPSCCFMCDLEHGTIESCMVHMHKWHGFYIPDVEYLKDPKGLLTYLGLKVRRDHMCLYCNDRCHPFGSLEAVRKHMEARSHCKVHYGDGGDDEEAELEEFYDCSSSYTDADGKQLVVADDSQNRIEFGSGGSELIITRSNKGGMSTRVLGSREFLRYYRQKPRPMPATDVAITAALASRYRSMGLATVQSREHIVRMKVLKAMSRSGVEAMRSKIGMKSNVIRNLPKNVTH; encoded by the exons ATGCCGGGGTTAACCTGTAACGCTTGCAATAAGGAATTTCAAGATGAAATTGAGCAGAAGCTCCATTACAAATCCGAATGGCACCGTTACAACCTCAAGCGCAAG GTTGCTGGAGTTCCTGGCGTGACAGAAGATCTATATTTAGCTAGACAGTCTGCACTTgcagaagagaagaaaaacttAAATGAAACTCCAATGCTCTATAGTTGTGGTCTTTGTGGCAAAAGTTATAGAAGTTCCAAGGCACATGCTCAGCATCTAAAGTCTAAAAGTCACTCGCTACGAGCTTCCCAGGGAGTTGGAAATCATGAAGGTGCAAATGCTATTATCAAACCTTTCCAACCGCGAGTTCCTAATAAGCTTTCCCAAGACAATGAGTTGGACGATGAAGAAAGTGAAGAGAGTGAATGGGAGGAGGTTGACCCAGAGGAAGACTTGATGGGTGAGGCCACCGATTCTCTGACGCAGCTAAATATGAATGAGCAAAATTCTATGGATGAGGATGAAGGTAGCGATCCAGATCAGTTTTTGAAGGAGTTGGACCCATCTTGTTGCTTTATGTGTGACTTAGAGCATGGTACAATAGAAAGCTGCATGGTTCACATGCACAAGTGGCATGGATTTTATATACCTGATGTTGAATATCTGAAGGACCCAAAAGGCCTGCTTACTTATCTTGGCTTGAAG GTTAGAAGGGATCATATGTGTCTATATTGCAATGACAGATGCCATCCTTTTGGCAGTCTCGAAGCAGTTAGGAAGCACATGGAAGCAAGAAGTCATTGCAAAGTGCATTATGGTGATGGAGGAGATGATGAGGAAGCAGAACTAGAAGAGTTTTACGATTGCAGCAGCAG TTACACTGACGCTGATGGTAAGCAACTAGTTGTGGCAGATGATAGTCAAAACAGGATTGAATTTGGAAGTGGTGGATCTGAGCTCATAATAACCCGGAGTAACAAAGGGGGAATGTCAACAAGAGTACTTGGATCAAGGGAATTTCTACGATACTACCGCCAGAAACCACGTCCAATGCCTGCAACTGATGTTGCTATTACTGCTGCATTAGCTTCACG GTATAGGAGCATGGGTCTGGCAACGGTGCAGTCAAGAGAGCATATTGTGAGGATGAAGGTGTTGAAGGCCATGAGTAGGTCTGGCGTGGAGGCTATGCGTTCCAAGATTGGCATGAAGAGTAACGTCATCCGCAACCTTCCCAAGAATGTAACACATTAG